The following are encoded in a window of Pseudomonas multiresinivorans genomic DNA:
- the fabV gene encoding enoyl-ACP reductase FabV gives MIIKPRVRGFICVTTHPTGCEANVKEQIEYVEAHGAIANGPKKVLVIGSSTGYGLAARISAAFGAGADTLGVFFERPGSETKAGTAGWYNSAAFEKFAKAKGLYARSINGDAFSDEVKKVTIETIKQDLGKVDLVVYSLAAPRRTHPKTGEVFNSVLKPVGKSVNFRGLDTDKEVIKESVMEPATEAEIANTVAVMGGEDWQMWIDALQEAGVLADGAKTTAFTYLGEEITHDLYWNGSIGAAKKDLDQKVLGIREKLAVTGGDARVSVLKAVVTQASSAIPMMPLYLSLLFKVMKEKGTHEGCIEQVDGLFRESLYGAEPHLDADGRLRADYKELQPDVQDTVKDLWNKVTNENLYQLTDFTGYKSEFLRLFGFEIAGVDYEQDVNPDVQIPNLIQL, from the coding sequence ATGATCATCAAACCGCGCGTGCGTGGCTTCATCTGCGTCACTACCCACCCGACCGGCTGTGAAGCCAACGTCAAGGAACAGATCGAGTACGTCGAGGCGCACGGTGCCATCGCCAACGGTCCGAAGAAGGTCCTGGTCATCGGTTCCTCCACCGGCTACGGCCTGGCCGCGCGCATCAGCGCCGCCTTTGGCGCCGGCGCCGACACCCTGGGCGTGTTCTTCGAGCGCCCCGGCAGCGAGACCAAGGCGGGCACCGCCGGCTGGTACAACTCGGCTGCCTTCGAGAAGTTCGCCAAGGCCAAGGGCCTGTATGCGCGCAGTATCAACGGCGACGCCTTCTCCGATGAAGTGAAGAAAGTCACCATCGAAACCATCAAGCAGGACCTGGGCAAGGTCGACCTGGTGGTCTACAGCCTGGCCGCGCCGCGCCGTACCCATCCCAAGACCGGCGAGGTCTTCAACTCCGTGCTCAAGCCGGTCGGCAAGAGCGTCAACTTCCGTGGTCTGGACACCGACAAGGAAGTGATCAAGGAAAGCGTGATGGAGCCGGCCACCGAGGCCGAGATCGCCAACACCGTGGCCGTGATGGGTGGTGAAGACTGGCAGATGTGGATCGACGCGCTGCAGGAAGCCGGTGTGCTGGCCGACGGCGCCAAGACCACCGCCTTCACCTACCTGGGCGAAGAGATCACCCATGATCTGTACTGGAACGGCTCCATCGGCGCCGCCAAGAAGGATCTGGACCAGAAAGTCCTGGGCATTCGCGAGAAGCTGGCCGTCACCGGCGGCGACGCCCGTGTTTCCGTGCTGAAAGCCGTGGTCACCCAGGCCAGCTCGGCCATCCCGATGATGCCGCTGTACCTGTCGCTGCTGTTCAAGGTGATGAAGGAGAAGGGCACCCACGAAGGCTGCATCGAGCAGGTCGACGGCCTGTTCCGCGAGAGCCTGTACGGCGCCGAGCCGCACCTGGACGCCGACGGCCGCCTGCGCGCCGACTACAAGGAACTGCAGCCGGACGTGCAGGACACCGTGAAGGATCTGTGGAACAAGGTGACCAACGAGAACCTGTACCAACTGACCGACTTCACCGGCTACAAGTCCGAGTTCCTGCGTCTCTTCGGCTTCGAGATCGCCGGCGTGGACTACGAGCAGGACGTCAATCCGGACGTGCAGATTCCGAATCTGATCCAGCTCTGA
- a CDS encoding electron transfer flavoprotein subunit alpha/FixB family protein produces MAILVIAEHNNGALGAATLNTVAAAQKIGGDIAVLVAGQNVGGVAEAAAKIAGVSKVLVADNAAYAHQLPENVAPLIAELGKGYSHVLAPATTNGKNFLPRVAALLDVDQISEIIEVVSADTFKRPIYAGNAIATVQSSAAVKVITVRGTGFDAVAAEGGSAAVEAVSGPADAGKSAFVGEELAKSDRPELTAAKIVVSGGRGMGNGDNFSILYSLADKLGAAVGASRAAVDAGFVPNDMQVGQTGKIVAPQLYVAVGISGAIQHLAGMKDSKVIVAINKDEEAPIFQVADYGLVADLFEAVPELEKAV; encoded by the coding sequence ATGGCTATCCTGGTAATCGCTGAGCACAACAACGGCGCACTGGGCGCTGCCACTCTGAATACTGTCGCTGCCGCGCAGAAGATCGGTGGTGACATCGCTGTCCTGGTCGCTGGCCAGAACGTCGGTGGCGTGGCTGAAGCCGCTGCCAAGATCGCAGGCGTTTCCAAGGTGCTGGTCGCCGACAATGCCGCCTACGCTCACCAGCTGCCGGAGAACGTTGCTCCGCTGATCGCTGAGCTTGGCAAGGGTTACAGCCACGTGCTGGCTCCGGCCACCACCAACGGCAAGAACTTCCTGCCGCGCGTTGCCGCCCTGCTGGACGTCGACCAGATCTCCGAGATCATCGAAGTCGTCAGCGCCGACACCTTCAAGCGCCCGATCTATGCCGGTAACGCCATCGCTACCGTGCAGTCCTCGGCTGCAGTGAAAGTGATCACCGTGCGCGGCACCGGCTTCGACGCCGTTGCTGCCGAAGGTGGTTCCGCCGCTGTTGAAGCTGTTTCCGGCCCGGCCGATGCCGGCAAGTCCGCCTTCGTTGGCGAAGAGCTGGCCAAGTCCGACCGTCCGGAACTGACCGCTGCCAAGATCGTCGTATCCGGCGGCCGCGGCATGGGCAATGGCGACAACTTCAGCATCCTTTACTCCCTGGCCGACAAGCTGGGCGCTGCCGTCGGTGCTTCCCGCGCCGCGGTCGACGCCGGCTTCGTGCCGAACGACATGCAGGTCGGCCAGACCGGCAAGATCGTTGCTCCGCAGCTGTACGTGGCCGTTGGTATCTCCGGCGCCATCCAGCACCTGGCGGGCATGAAGGATTCGAAAGTGATCGTTGCGATCAACAAGGACGAAGAGGCGCCGATCTTCCAGGTCGCCGACTACGGCCTGGTCGCCGACCTGTTCGAAGCCGTACCGGAGCTGGAAAAGGCCGTCTAA
- a CDS encoding electron transfer flavoprotein subunit beta/FixA family protein, with amino-acid sequence MKVLVAVKRVVDYNVKVRVKADNSGVDLANVKMSMNPFCEIAVEEAVRLKEKGVVTEIVAVSVGPTAAQEQLRTALALGADRAILVETNEELSSLAIAKSLKALVDKEQPQLVILGKQAIDSDNNQTGQMLAALTGYAQGTFASKVEVAGDKVNVTREIDGGLQTVALNLPAIVTTDLRLNEPRYASLPNIMKAKKKPLDVVTPDALGVSTASTVKTVKVEAPAARSAGIKVKSVAELVEKLKNEAKVI; translated from the coding sequence ATGAAGGTTCTTGTAGCTGTCAAACGAGTGGTTGACTATAACGTCAAGGTCCGCGTCAAGGCGGACAACTCCGGCGTCGATCTCGCCAACGTCAAGATGTCCATGAACCCCTTCTGCGAAATCGCCGTGGAAGAGGCCGTACGCCTTAAAGAGAAAGGCGTCGTCACCGAGATCGTTGCGGTCTCCGTCGGCCCGACCGCTGCCCAGGAGCAACTGCGTACCGCGCTGGCTCTGGGTGCTGATCGCGCCATCCTCGTTGAAACCAACGAAGAACTGAGCTCCCTGGCCATCGCCAAGTCGCTGAAAGCCCTGGTCGACAAAGAGCAGCCGCAGCTGGTCATCCTCGGCAAGCAGGCCATCGACAGCGACAACAACCAGACCGGCCAGATGCTGGCCGCGCTGACCGGCTACGCGCAAGGCACCTTCGCCTCCAAGGTCGAAGTCGCTGGTGACAAGGTCAACGTCACCCGTGAAATCGACGGCGGCCTGCAGACCGTTGCCCTGAACCTGCCGGCAATCGTCACCACCGACCTGCGCCTGAACGAGCCGCGCTACGCGTCGCTGCCCAACATCATGAAAGCGAAGAAGAAGCCGCTGGACGTGGTGACCCCGGACGCCCTGGGCGTTTCCACCGCTTCCACCGTGAAGACCGTGAAAGTCGAAGCTCCGGCTGCCCGTAGCGCTGGCATCAAGGTCAAGTCCGTTGCTGAACTGGTCGAGAAACTGAAGAACGAGGCGAAAGTAATCTGA
- a CDS encoding electron transfer flavoprotein-ubiquinone oxidoreductase, which produces MEREFMEFDVVIVGAGPAGLSAACRLKQKAADAGQEISVCVVEKGSEVGAHILSGAVFEPRALNELFPNWKELEAPLNTPVKRDDIYVLKSPEAAAKVPNFFVPKTMHNEGNYIISLGNLCRWLAQQAEGLGVEIYPGFAAQEALIDENGVVRGIVTGDLGVDREGNPKEGYYTPGMELRAKYTLFAEGCRGHIGKQLIKKYKLDSEADAQHYGIGIKEIWDIDPAKHEQGLVVHTAGWPLNDDNPGGSFLYHLENNQVVVGLIIDLSYTNPHLSPFDEFQRYKHHPVIKQYLEGGKRVAYGARAICKGGLNSLPKMVFPGGALIGCDLGTLNFAKIKGSHTAMKSGMLAADSVAEALFAGREGGDELTNYVDAFKGSWLYDELFSSRNFGPAMHKFGAIGGGAFNFIDQNIFGGKLPFTLHDTTPDYATLKKASEAPKIDYPKPDGKLSFDKLSSVFLSNTNHEEDQPIHLKLTDPSIPVGKNLPLYDEPAQRYCPAGVYEVVSNDDGSKRFQINAQNCVHCKTCDIKDPAQNITWVAPEGTGGPNYPNM; this is translated from the coding sequence GTGGAACGCGAATTTATGGAATTCGACGTCGTCATCGTCGGCGCCGGCCCTGCCGGTCTGTCCGCCGCTTGCCGACTGAAACAGAAGGCCGCCGACGCCGGTCAGGAAATCAGCGTCTGTGTGGTCGAGAAGGGTTCCGAAGTGGGCGCCCACATCCTCTCGGGCGCCGTGTTCGAGCCCCGCGCGCTGAACGAGCTGTTCCCCAACTGGAAGGAACTCGAAGCGCCGCTGAACACCCCCGTCAAGCGCGACGACATCTATGTGCTGAAGAGCCCGGAAGCGGCGGCCAAGGTGCCGAACTTCTTCGTGCCCAAGACCATGCACAACGAAGGCAACTACATCATCTCCCTGGGCAACCTGTGCCGCTGGCTGGCCCAGCAGGCCGAAGGCCTGGGCGTCGAGATCTACCCGGGCTTCGCCGCCCAGGAAGCGCTGATCGACGAGAATGGCGTGGTGCGCGGCATTGTCACCGGTGACCTGGGCGTCGACCGCGAAGGCAATCCGAAAGAGGGTTACTACACCCCGGGCATGGAACTGCGCGCCAAGTACACCCTGTTCGCCGAAGGCTGCCGTGGCCACATCGGCAAACAGCTGATCAAGAAGTACAAGCTCGACAGCGAAGCCGACGCCCAGCACTACGGTATCGGCATCAAGGAAATCTGGGACATCGACCCGGCCAAGCACGAGCAGGGCCTGGTGGTGCACACCGCTGGCTGGCCGCTGAACGACGACAACCCGGGCGGCTCCTTCCTCTATCACCTGGAGAACAACCAGGTAGTAGTGGGCCTGATCATCGACCTGTCCTACACCAACCCGCACCTGTCGCCGTTCGACGAGTTCCAGCGCTACAAGCACCACCCGGTGATCAAGCAGTACCTGGAAGGCGGCAAGCGCGTGGCCTACGGCGCTCGCGCCATCTGCAAGGGCGGCCTGAACTCGCTGCCGAAGATGGTCTTCCCGGGCGGCGCACTGATCGGCTGCGACCTGGGCACCCTGAACTTCGCCAAGATCAAGGGCAGCCACACCGCAATGAAGTCCGGCATGCTGGCCGCCGACTCGGTTGCCGAAGCCCTGTTCGCCGGCCGCGAAGGCGGTGACGAGCTGACCAACTACGTCGATGCCTTCAAGGGCAGCTGGCTGTACGACGAGCTGTTCAGCAGCCGCAACTTCGGCCCGGCGATGCACAAGTTCGGCGCCATCGGTGGCGGTGCGTTCAACTTCATCGACCAGAACATCTTCGGCGGCAAGCTTCCGTTCACCCTGCACGATACGACCCCGGACTACGCGACCCTGAAGAAGGCCAGCGAAGCGCCGAAGATCGATTATCCGAAGCCGGACGGCAAACTCAGCTTCGACAAGCTGTCCTCGGTGTTCCTGTCCAACACCAACCACGAGGAAGACCAGCCGATCCACCTGAAGCTGACCGACCCGAGCATCCCGGTTGGCAAGAACCTGCCGCTCTACGACGAGCCTGCGCAGCGTTACTGCCCGGCGGGCGTGTACGAAGTGGTGAGCAACGACGACGGCAGCAAGCGCTTCCAGATCAACGCGCAGAACTGCGTACACTGCAAGACCTGCGACATCAAGGACCCGGCCCAGAACATCACCTGGGTGGCCCCGGAAGGCACCGGCGGTCCGAACTACCCCAACATGTAA
- a CDS encoding DUF1285 domain-containing protein, giving the protein MTDPQTQSDRAGNLLAQIPASKDKGLPPVHLWNPDCCGDIDMRIARDGTWYYLGTPIGRKPMVRLFSTIIRRDGDDYFLITPVEKCGITVDDAPFVAITLAVEGEGEQQVLRFTTNVEDEVVADAAHPIRVELDPQTQEPSPYVLVRVNLEALIHRNVFYQLVELAVPREIDGIEWLGVWSSGEFFPIAPQP; this is encoded by the coding sequence ATGACTGATCCACAGACTCAATCGGACCGGGCCGGCAACCTGCTGGCGCAGATTCCCGCCAGCAAGGACAAGGGGCTGCCGCCGGTGCATCTGTGGAACCCGGATTGCTGCGGCGATATCGACATGCGCATCGCTCGCGACGGCACCTGGTATTACCTGGGCACGCCGATCGGCCGCAAGCCGATGGTGCGGCTGTTCTCCACCATCATCCGCCGCGATGGCGACGACTATTTCCTGATCACTCCGGTGGAGAAGTGCGGGATCACTGTCGATGACGCGCCATTCGTCGCCATTACCCTGGCCGTCGAAGGGGAGGGCGAACAGCAGGTGTTGCGCTTCACCACCAATGTCGAGGATGAGGTGGTGGCCGACGCCGCGCATCCGATCCGCGTGGAGCTCGATCCGCAGACCCAGGAGCCGTCACCCTATGTACTGGTGCGGGTGAACCTGGAGGCGCTGATCCACCGCAACGTCTTCTACCAGTTGGTCGAGCTGGCGGTTCCCCGCGAGATCGACGGTATCGAGTGGCTGGGAGTGTGGAGTTCCGGGGAGTTCTTCCCTATTGCACCGCAGCCGTGA
- a CDS encoding DUF4823 domain-containing protein codes for MRYLMLILAFASLGGCMNPSDLADGTDYYLRDSGFLDHSQTRRTSNWRLQQDSFIYIAQGPFVPPGHPYARPNVVAEEAFKGFVQYFPLVRRAKSPLGLEGAMQEARAAGANYLLYTRFARGEDNVGTYEEYEDTDNAVGRDRSVIQVMLIETDNRYLVDSATIRSRGGFLTFYDTSPEDLIGRPLEDYARSLLGVKTREEYQ; via the coding sequence ATGCGCTACCTGATGTTGATCCTTGCCTTCGCCAGCCTGGGCGGCTGCATGAATCCCAGTGACCTGGCCGATGGCACCGACTACTACCTGCGTGATTCGGGCTTCCTCGATCACAGCCAGACCCGCCGCACCTCGAACTGGCGCCTGCAGCAGGACTCCTTCATCTATATCGCCCAGGGCCCGTTCGTGCCGCCCGGCCATCCTTATGCACGGCCCAACGTGGTGGCGGAGGAGGCGTTCAAAGGCTTCGTGCAGTACTTCCCGCTGGTGCGTCGGGCGAAGAGCCCGCTGGGGCTGGAGGGTGCGATGCAGGAAGCGCGCGCGGCGGGTGCCAATTATCTGTTGTATACCCGCTTTGCCCGTGGGGAGGACAATGTCGGCACCTACGAGGAATATGAGGACACCGACAACGCGGTGGGCCGCGACCGTAGCGTGATCCAGGTGATGCTGATCGAGACCGACAACCGCTATCTGGTAGACAGTGCGACTATCCGCAGTCGCGGCGGTTTTCTGACATTCTATGATACCAGCCCCGAGGACCTGATCGGGCGGCCGCTGGAAGACTATGCCCGCAGCCTGCTGGGGGTGAAGACGCGAGAGGAGTACCAATGA
- a CDS encoding radical SAM protein — translation MPNEFPISYIEPVFRPPSEAHSLILPVTNGCSWNQCGFCEMYTQPQKKFRARDEAEVLEEIRRCGERLIVQRVFLADGDALVLPTRRLLNILRAIREYLPEVDRVSSYCLPRNLRKKSVEELKELADAGLRMAYVGAESGDDEVLARVNKGETYASTLDALQKLGEAGIKRSVMVLNGLGGSTLSAQHADNSARLMNEAQPEFLSTLVVSFPTGEERYRAGFPDFRPLSQAELFVEVERLLSVLELRDTVFRSDHASNYLVLKGTLGADKAKLLAQVRQAIEQPQRAHLRQEWQRGL, via the coding sequence ATGCCCAACGAATTCCCCATTTCCTACATCGAGCCGGTGTTCCGGCCGCCGAGCGAAGCACACTCGCTCATTCTTCCCGTCACCAACGGCTGTTCCTGGAACCAGTGCGGCTTCTGCGAGATGTATACCCAGCCGCAGAAGAAATTCCGCGCCCGCGACGAGGCCGAGGTGCTGGAGGAGATTCGCCGCTGTGGCGAGCGCCTGATCGTCCAGCGGGTGTTCCTCGCCGATGGCGATGCGCTGGTGTTGCCGACGCGGCGCCTGCTCAATATCCTCCGAGCGATCCGCGAGTACCTGCCCGAGGTGGACCGTGTCTCCAGCTACTGCCTGCCGCGCAACCTGCGCAAAAAGTCGGTGGAGGAGCTGAAGGAATTGGCGGACGCCGGCCTGCGTATGGCATACGTAGGTGCCGAGTCCGGCGACGACGAGGTGCTTGCGCGGGTGAACAAGGGCGAGACCTACGCCTCGACGCTGGATGCATTGCAGAAGCTGGGCGAGGCGGGGATCAAGCGCTCGGTAATGGTCCTCAACGGCCTGGGCGGCAGCACCCTGAGCGCCCAGCACGCCGACAACTCGGCGCGCCTGATGAACGAAGCGCAGCCGGAGTTTCTCTCCACCCTGGTGGTGAGCTTCCCGACCGGCGAGGAGCGCTACCGCGCAGGCTTCCCCGATTTCCGGCCGTTGTCCCAGGCCGAGCTGTTCGTCGAAGTCGAGCGCCTGCTAAGCGTGCTGGAGCTGCGCGACACGGTGTTCCGCAGCGATCACGCCTCCAACTATCTGGTACTCAAGGGCACGCTGGGGGCGGACAAGGCGAAGCTGCTCGCCCAGGTTCGCCAGGCCATCGAGCAGCCTCAGCGTGCGCATCTGCGCCAGGAATGGCAGCGCGGCCTGTGA